In Methylotenera versatilis 79, the DNA window GCTTATTTTACTTGTTCTAATTAAAAAGTTAACCAATAAATAGGGTTAAGTTTTTCGATGATGCAACAATACACTAGGTTTACTGAGTCGTAATTTAATGTAAGTACTCGCTTATGATAATATCGCGACTTAAAATTAATGCTTCAATTTAGGTTTAAATATGCAATTCACCCTTCACAAAACCGATGGCCTCGCCCGTCGCGGCACAGTTAGTTTGGCGCACGGCAATGTGCAAACGCCGGCGTTTATGCCAGTTGGCACTTACGGCACAGTTAAAGCCATGTCACCTTTAGAGTTAACAGAAATTGATGCACACATTGTGCTGGGTAATACATTCCATTTATGGTTACGTCCAGGCTTAGAAGTGGTTGCCGCGCATGGCGGTTTGCACAAATTTATGGGCTGGGATAAACCAATTCTGACGGATTCTGGCGGCTTTCAGGTGTGGAGCTTGGGCGCAATGCGCAAAATTTCAGAAGAAGGCGTTAAGTTTAAATCACCTATCAATGGCGACACCTGCTTTTTAACGCCAGAAGAATCCATGCGCATTCAAAAAGTATTGAATAGTGACATTGTGATGATTTTTGACGAATGTACGCCATACCCCGCCACACATAAAGAAGCGAACGACTCCATGCAATTAAGTTTGCGTTGGGCTAGACGTAGCAAAGATGCGCATCAAGGCAACGCAAATGCACTATTTGGAATTATTCAAGGTGGCATGTTTGAAGATTTACGTGATATTTCATTAAACGGTTTGGTGGATATCGATTTTGACGGTTTTGCGATTGGCGGGCTTTCTGTTGGCGAACCTAAAGAAGATATGTTGCGTATTTTGGCGCACACAGCTCCTAAAATGCCACAAAATAAGCCGCGTTACTTAATGGGCGTTGGTACACCAGAAGATTTAGTCGCCGCCGTTTCGCAAGGTGTGGATATGTTTGATTGCGTCATGCCAACCCGCAATGCGCGTAATGGCTGGCTGTTTACTCAATATGGTGATATCAAAATCAAGAACGCGTTTTATAAACTAGATACGCAACCGCTAGACGCCGATTGCGCATGTTACACCTGTCGCAACTTCACCCGCGCTTATCTGCACCATCTGCATAAAGTAGGTGAAATCTTAGGCGCACGCTTAAATACCATCCATAACTTGCACTATTACCAAGTATTAATGCAAGGCATGCGCGGCGCGATTGAAAATGACACTTTTACGCAGTTTAAATCAGAGTTTGCAGCAAAACGCGCACGCCTCTCAAGCTGAACAGTCTGTGCTAAAATCGCACAGTTAAAAATTATTTGAAAGTTATCCGCATGTTAAACAATCTATTTATTAGTAACGCACACGCAGCTCCAGCCGCTCCAGGTGGTGATTTATTGAGCTTTTTACCTATTTTAATTATTTTTGCTTTATTTTATTTCATGCTGATTCGCCCGCAAATGAAGCAAGCGAAATTGCAAAAAGCGATGATTGAAAGCTTAAAAGCGGGCGATGAAGTAGCAACAACTGGCGGCGTGATTGGCAAAATCACTAAAGTGAGTGACAGCTTTGTGAGTATTGAAATTGCAACGAATACCACAGTGAATGTGCAAAAACATGCGGTGCAAACTTTATTACCGCCGGGCACGATTAAAGGCATTTAAGCAACATTTGAAAGCTAGCTCAATTTTTGCTAGCTTTCTTGTTTGAGACTTAACACTCAAAAACCATTAACTTTTAATTAGCATCTTTTTAAACCAATATTTTTTAAACTAAAATCGCTTCGAGTTAGATCAGTAATTTTAGTACTTTTGAGCCGCATTTATGAACCGCTACCCTACCTGGAAATACATTCTAATTGCCGTTGTCATTCTAATTGGGTTGTTGTACACCATACCCAACTTTTTTGGTGAATCGCCAGCGGTGCAAGTGAGCCCTGCAAAAACATCATTAAAAGCGGATGCTGCTTTACTCAATAAAGTTGAAGCGACGCTTAAATTAGCCAACGTGCCGTTTAATGGTATTTACTTGGATGCAACTGGCGTGAAAGTGCGCTTTGCTGACCCTGAAGCGCAAATTAAGGCGAAAGATAAGTTAATCGCTAATTTGGGCAAAGATTACACAGTCGCGTTGAATCTATTATCGCAAACACCAAACTGGTTATTAGGCATTGGCGCAAAACCGATGTATTTGGGTTTGGATTTACGTGGCGGCGTGCATTTTCTGTTGCAAGTAGATATGAAAGCAGCGTTAGATAAATCAGCTGAAAGTAGCGTGGGTGATTTCCGCACAACGCTACGTCGCGAAAAAGTAAACTACTTTGGTATTTCACGCGAAGGTCAAAAAGTAGAAGTACGTTTTAGCGATAGAAAAGATTTAGAAGCCGCGCGTAAAGTATTAGCAAAAGACTTCCCCGATTTAACGCTGAACGATTCAACTTCTGGCAAAGAGCAAGTGTTAACTGCCAGCATTGGTGAAGCGGCGAAAAAGAAAATTCAGGAATTCGCACTTAAACAAAACTTACAAACTTTGCATAACCGTATTAACGAGTTAGGCGTTGCCGAGCCAATCGTGCAGCAACAAGGTTTTGACCGCATTGTAGTTCAATTGCCAGGTGTGCAAGATACTGCAAAAGCCAAAGAGATTTTAGGCCGCACTGCGACACTAGAAATCCGCATGGTCGATGAAGATAAAAAAGACATGGCCACGCTTGAAGCTGCTGCAAAAGGCCAAGTGCCTTTTGGTGACGAAGTATATAAAGACCGTGCTGGCAATCCAATTTTAGTTAAAAAGAATGTGGTATTAACTGGCGACCGTATTACCGACGCTGGTCCTGGTGTGAATGGCCAAACTGGTGGCTCAATTGTCAATGTGACTTTAGATGGCCGCGGTGCTGGCATCTTTAGAAACGTAACACGCGATAACGTGGGCAAACGCATGGCGATTTTGCTGATTGAAAAAGGCAATGCCGAAGTGATTACTGCACCGGTGATCAATGAAGAAATCGGCGGCGGACGTGTACAGATTTCTGGCATGGCGAATACACAAGAAGCGACTGATATTGCATTGCTATTACGCGCTGGTGCGTTGGCAGCACCAATGGAAATCATTGAAGAACGTACCGTTGGCCCAAGCATGGGTGAAGAAAACATCAAACGCGGCGTGCACTCTACGTTGTGGGGCTTTGCTGCCATTGCAGTGATGATGATGATTTACTACGTGGTTTTTGGCGGCGTTTCTGTATTAGCGCTGGGTATTAACTTATTATTATTAGTCGCTATTTTATCGATGTTACAAGCCACACTTACCTTGCCTGGCTTGGCTGCGATTGCATTGGCACTTGGTATGGCAATTGACGCTAACGTGTTGATTAATGAGCGGATTCGTGAGGAGTTACGCAATGGCAATACACCGCAAGCGAGCATTCATGCGGGTTACGACAGAGCTTTCGATACCATTTTAGACTCTAACGTAACGACATTAATCGCCGGTTTAGCACTGTTTATGTTCGGTACAGGCCCAATTAAAGGTTTTGCCGTGGTGCATGTGTTGGGTATATTAACCTCTATGTTCAGTGCAGTTTTAGTATCACGCGCGATTGTGAATCTGATTTATGGTTACCGCCGTAAAGTGACTAACCTTTCAATCGGGCAGATTTATAAAGCATAAACGAAACAAGCCGTTATTCCCGCTTTCGTGGGAATAACGGAACGAGTTTTCACTAGCAACCAAATATGTACCAACCAATTATTTAGAGTAAAAATTATGGAATTATTTAGAATTAAAAAAGATATCCCATTTATGAGCTACGGCCGTTTAACGACGGCTGTTTCGCTTCTCACGTTTTTACTGGCGGTATTTTTTCTTTGGTCTAAAGGCCTCAATTACGGCGTAGATTTCACTGGTGGCACGGTGATGGAAGTGAATTACCCGCAAACCGCCAAAATCGATAGCATTCGTGAAGCGGTTGATTCAATCGGGCTAAAAGATGCGACTGTGCAAAACTTTGGTACCAGTCATGATGTGTTGATTCGCTTACCGCTGAAAAAAGACATGTCGATTGCGCAATTGTCTGAAACTGTGACCAAAGCTTTGCAAACTGCAGACCCAACCGCTGAAGTGCGTCGTGTAGAATCAGTTGGCTCACAAGTGGGCGATGAGTTATATGCAAGCGGCGGATTAGCACTGCTATTGGTTTGTGCTGGCATTATGGCTTACTTAGCGATTCGTTTCGAATGGCGTTTTGCCGTAGCCGCGATTATCGCCAACATGCATGATGTGGTGATCATTTTAGGTTTCTTTGCATTCTTTCAATGGGAGTTTAACTTAACCGTACTGGCCGCTATTTTGGCCGTGTTAGGTTACTCGGTGAATGAATCGGTCGTGGTTTTTGACCGAGTACGCGAAAACTTCCGCAAAATGCGTAAAGCTAACGTGGTTCAAGTGATTGATAATGCCATCACGCGTACTATGTCGCGCACGGTGATTACACACTTAATGACACAAACCATGGTGGGTTCAATGTTGTTATTTGGGGGCGAAGTGTTACACAACTTTGCGCTGGCGCTGACGATTGGTATTTTATTTGGTATCTACTCTTCAGTATTGGTTGCTTGCCCAATTGCGATGTATTTGGGTGTTAATCGCGCTAATTTAATTGGTGATGTAGAGAAAAAAGACAATAAAAAAGATGCAGATGATGCGGCAGAAGCACTGTCTTAATCAACTCAGTTAATTAAAGCTATTCATCGATAACTAATTTTTAAGCAAAATTAAGTGTTAACTTAAACTTAACTACTTGATTTTTAAATGAATAAACAGGTAA includes these proteins:
- the tgt gene encoding tRNA guanosine(34) transglycosylase Tgt; this translates as MQFTLHKTDGLARRGTVSLAHGNVQTPAFMPVGTYGTVKAMSPLELTEIDAHIVLGNTFHLWLRPGLEVVAAHGGLHKFMGWDKPILTDSGGFQVWSLGAMRKISEEGVKFKSPINGDTCFLTPEESMRIQKVLNSDIVMIFDECTPYPATHKEANDSMQLSLRWARRSKDAHQGNANALFGIIQGGMFEDLRDISLNGLVDIDFDGFAIGGLSVGEPKEDMLRILAHTAPKMPQNKPRYLMGVGTPEDLVAAVSQGVDMFDCVMPTRNARNGWLFTQYGDIKIKNAFYKLDTQPLDADCACYTCRNFTRAYLHHLHKVGEILGARLNTIHNLHYYQVLMQGMRGAIENDTFTQFKSEFAAKRARLSS
- the yajC gene encoding preprotein translocase subunit YajC is translated as MLNNLFISNAHAAPAAPGGDLLSFLPILIIFALFYFMLIRPQMKQAKLQKAMIESLKAGDEVATTGGVIGKITKVSDSFVSIEIATNTTVNVQKHAVQTLLPPGTIKGI
- the secD gene encoding protein translocase subunit SecD, translating into MNRYPTWKYILIAVVILIGLLYTIPNFFGESPAVQVSPAKTSLKADAALLNKVEATLKLANVPFNGIYLDATGVKVRFADPEAQIKAKDKLIANLGKDYTVALNLLSQTPNWLLGIGAKPMYLGLDLRGGVHFLLQVDMKAALDKSAESSVGDFRTTLRREKVNYFGISREGQKVEVRFSDRKDLEAARKVLAKDFPDLTLNDSTSGKEQVLTASIGEAAKKKIQEFALKQNLQTLHNRINELGVAEPIVQQQGFDRIVVQLPGVQDTAKAKEILGRTATLEIRMVDEDKKDMATLEAAAKGQVPFGDEVYKDRAGNPILVKKNVVLTGDRITDAGPGVNGQTGGSIVNVTLDGRGAGIFRNVTRDNVGKRMAILLIEKGNAEVITAPVINEEIGGGRVQISGMANTQEATDIALLLRAGALAAPMEIIEERTVGPSMGEENIKRGVHSTLWGFAAIAVMMMIYYVVFGGVSVLALGINLLLLVAILSMLQATLTLPGLAAIALALGMAIDANVLINERIREELRNGNTPQASIHAGYDRAFDTILDSNVTTLIAGLALFMFGTGPIKGFAVVHVLGILTSMFSAVLVSRAIVNLIYGYRRKVTNLSIGQIYKA
- the secF gene encoding protein translocase subunit SecF, producing MELFRIKKDIPFMSYGRLTTAVSLLTFLLAVFFLWSKGLNYGVDFTGGTVMEVNYPQTAKIDSIREAVDSIGLKDATVQNFGTSHDVLIRLPLKKDMSIAQLSETVTKALQTADPTAEVRRVESVGSQVGDELYASGGLALLLVCAGIMAYLAIRFEWRFAVAAIIANMHDVVIILGFFAFFQWEFNLTVLAAILAVLGYSVNESVVVFDRVRENFRKMRKANVVQVIDNAITRTMSRTVITHLMTQTMVGSMLLFGGEVLHNFALALTIGILFGIYSSVLVACPIAMYLGVNRANLIGDVEKKDNKKDADDAAEALS